The genomic interval GACGCGCCCGCTGTCGGACCTGCTCGTCGGGCAGGTCGAGACGGCGGACGTCCTCGTCGTCAACAAGTGCGACCTCGCCGACGAGGCGACGCTCGAAGCCACGGAGGAGCTGCTCGGGTCGCTCAACCCCGAGGCACGCCTGCTCCGCACGACGGAGGGGGCCGTGGACCCCGGCGACGTGCTGGGAACCGGGCTGTTCGACGCCGACACGACGAGCGAGACGGCCGCGTGGCGCCGCGCCGCCGACCACGCCGAGGGCGACCACGCGGACCACGACCACAGCCCCCAGTCGGAGTACGGCATCGACTCGTTCGTCGTCCGCGCGCGCCGTCCCGTCGCCCCGGCCGCCTTCGCCGACTTCGTGCGCGACCTCCCCGAGGCGACCGTCCGCTCGAAGGGGACGCTGTGGGTCGCGGGCCGCGAGCACGCCTTCGAGTACGGGCAGGCCGGCCCCTCGGCGCGCGTCGAGCGCGGCGGGCAGTGGGTCGCCGCGATGTCCGAGTCGCGCCGGGAGATGCAGCGGCGGATGAACCCCGACCTGCCGTGGGACGACGAGCACGGCGACCGCCGGACGGAACTGGTGTTCATCGGGCGCGAACAGGACGAGGAAGCGATTCGGGCGGCGTTCGAGGCGTGTCTCGTCGCGCCGGGGACGGAGCCCGACGCGGACCCGTTCCCGACCGACGACGAGCCGTCCGCGCTCCGGTAATCAGCAGGCGCAGCCGGTCGAGCCGGGCGACCGCTCGAACGCCATCGCGTCGCCGCAGTCCGGGCAGTCCGGCGTCTCGTCGTCGGCGCTCGCGTCGGCGACGCGCTCCCCGCAGTCGTGACACCAGTAGGCCCCCTCGACCTCGCCGGCGCCCTCGCCGCGGTTCGTCGACTGGCCGGACGCGCGCAACGCCTCGCTCACCGAACGTAGCAGTCCCATACCGGCGTGTGGGTCGGTCACGCACTTCAATGCCGGCGGGGCTGTCCGCCGGCCGCGCACACCCTACGCCTCGTCGGCCAGCGTCGCCAGCGCCCGCTTCAGTTCGCCCTTGCGCTTCCACGCCGCGAGGCGGTCGAGCAGGCCGGGCCCGCTCGCCTCCACGCTCGACCGGGCCGTCAGGCGGGTGCCCTCGTCCTCGGCCCGGTAGGTGAGCGTCGTGGTCAGCGTCGCGAGCGGCCCCTCTATCTGTTCGTACTCGAGGCCGTCCTCGCGCTCCTCGAACCGGAACAGGAGGCCGACGCCGCGCCGGCCGGCGGCGACGAGCGTCGCGCCGTCCTCCTCGCGCGTCTCGCGGACGGTGAAGCTCCCCTCCGCCTCGACGACGCGCTCGGGGGTCAGCGCCCGGGCGACGGCTGCGGGCGGGGCGGCCACGAACCGGTCGGTCTCGACCTCGCGCATACCCCCCCGTGGCGGGGCCGCCGTATGAGCCTTACCCGAGGTACAACAGCAGGGAGACGCCGAACATCGCCGCGCAGACGACGACCACGCCGAGGACGATGGTCAGCAGGCGGCTCTCGGCCGGGACCTCCCGGTGGGCCGCGCTGTCGCGCTCCGAGACCATCCGGCGGTAGGCGGCCGCCGCGAACCCCGCGGCCGTCGCGACGCCCGCCGCGAGCCCGACGGCGGGCGACGCGCCGAGCTGAACGGCCACGGTGGCGACGAACGAGACGCCGACGAGGAGGCCGAGGGCCGCGACCACGAGGAAGGGAACGGGGTCGACGGGGTCCCCCTGGCGGTCGGTGAACACGGGGGACGATACGGGCCGCGGCGACTAAACGGTGTGTGACTACGTGTCGTGACTCCTAAGGCCCCCCTGGCCGGACGGGGCGTATGGCACGCGACGGCGACATCCGGGTCCTGCTCGTCCTCGACCTCCTGCTGTCGGCCGCCTTCGCCGGGCTGGTGCTGTGGGGGATGGACTTCGCGGGCGTCGCCGAGTTCACGCTCCCGAACCTCGCGTTCGCGACGGCGGCGCTCGCGGCGCTCACCTACGTCGTCGTCCTCCGGTGAGGCGGTGTCGGTGATTTCTTGACGCTCGGCGTCGCTCCTCCGGGTATGACCATCGAGGACCGGGACGAGGCGTACGTCGTCGGCCACGCGCTCGCGAAACACACCCTCTCGCGGCTCCGCTCGCAGGAGACCGAGCAGGTCGGCTTCCGGAAGGGGCTCGTGAAGCTCGGCCGCATCGCCGGCTACGAGATCATCGACGGCGCGATGGAGACGGAGTTCGTCTCAATCACCACGCCGCTCGCGGAGACCACCGGCGAGCGCGTGAAGGGCCTCGACGACGTGGTCATCATCAACGTGCTGCGCGCGGCGACCCCGTTCGTGGAGGGGCTGTTGAAGGCCTTCCCCCGCGCCAAGCAGGGCGTCATCTCCGCCGGCCGCGACGAGGAGGCCGGCATGGACGAGGACGGGGAGTTCCCCATCACCGTCGATTACGTGAAGCTCCCCGAAATCTCGGAGGACGACACCGTCATCGTCGCCGACCCGATGCTCGCCACCGGCTCCACGATGGTCACCGTCCTCGACCACGTACTCGCGGACGCGAACCCCGAGCGGACGCTCGTGCTGTCGGCCGTTGCGGCCCCGCCCGGGCTGGTCCGCGTCGGCGAGCGGTTCCCCGAGGTGGACCTGCTCACCGTCGCCGTGGACGAGCGGCTGGACGACGACGGCTTCATCGTCCCGGGACTGGGCGACGCCGGCGACCGCGCGTTCCGCACGACGTAACGACACCCTCTTGTACCGGACCGGAATACGGAACGGTCCCCACGGCGTTCGCCGGCCGCGAGCGCCGAACCCCCTCCCTTCGCCTGCAGATTCCGCCGACTGCGCCCCGATTCCATCTCCAGCGGAAGGTTCGCAAGCCGCGCGTCAGACGCCGCGCCCTCATGCGGTTTCGCCGTCGCGCGCCTCAGCCCGAGTCGAGGTCCACCCGGCCGCTCGTCGCGCTCCTGAGCCGGTCCCGGAGGTCGGCCGCGTCCGCGACCGGCACGCGGGCGTCGAACACGACCCGCTCCCCGTAGTCGGCGTCGAACTCGACCCCCGCCGATTCGAGCAGCCCCCGAACGGTCCCCGAGTCGTCGTACGCGACGGTCGCCCGGACGCGTTCGTGGGGTTCGGCCTCGACGACGCCCGCGGCGTCGACGGCCTCCTTCACGGCGCGACCGTAGGCGCGCACCAGCCCCCCGACGCCGAGGTTCGTCCCGCCGTAGTAGCGCGTGACGACGACGGCGACGTTCTCCAACTCCCGCCCCTGCAGGACGTTCAGCGCCGGCTTTCCCGCGCTCCCCGAGGGCTCGCCGTCGTCGCTCGAATACTCGCGGAACGGCTCGTCGCGCACCCGGTAGGCGGGGACGTTGTGGGTCGCGTCGGCGTACTCCTCGCGCACCGCGGCGACGAACGCCTCGGCGGCGCCCTCCGACTCGACGGGCCGGACGTGGCCGAGGAACTCGGAGCCGCGCACGGTGAACGAAGCCGTCGCTTCCCCCGCGACGGTGCGGTACGTCTCCCGGTCGGCGTCGCTCACGGCCGTCCCTCGGCGGGGGCGGTGAAACGGGTTGCGACCGCGCGTCAGAGCCGGCCGAGGTGGGTGTCGCCGAACGCGGTCGGGTACTTCAGCCCGTAGCCGAGCGCGCGGTCCCCGCCGACGTGGACGACCCACACCAGCGCCGCGTCGACGGCGAGCGGGACGCCGCCGAGCAGGCCGGCCGCGAGCAGGGCCGCGGGCGCGACGAGCGTGTGCGCGAGGTTGTACGCCGCCGAGCCGACGCGCGGCCCGGCGAGGTAGCCGAGCATCGAGAGGTCGGGCGCGAACAGCAACAGCGCGAAGAGGAGCCACGAGGCGTCGCGCACCCAGTAGGCCCCGACGCCCGCGACCGCGAGCGCGACCCCCTCCGCGCCGAGCAGGGTCCGCGGCGCGAGCGCGAGTCCTCGAACCCCCCGTGTCCCGGTCGAGCTACTCATGGCTCGCGTACGTCGCCGGCCGGAATAAACGTCGCTGTGGCGCGTCTACGCCGCCCGGAGTCACTCCAACTCCAGTTTGCGGACGAAGTCGAGCCCCTGTAGCTCCGTCACGAGGTCGCCGGGCAGGGGGTCGTCGGTGACGACGTACAGCTTCGGCTCGTCGGTGAACTCCGGGTCCTCCGAGACCGTCTGTCGGATGGAGATGCCGTGGTCCGCGATGCGGCCCGTCACCGTCGCCACGATGCCCGGCTCCGTCTCGTCGGCCACCTGCACCGTCAGCACCGACAGGCCGAGCACCGGCGCGAGGTCCATCAGCGAGGGGACCGCCGAGATGTTGCGGAACACCCGTTCGAGCTCCGGGTCGTCGAGGATGGCGTCGGTCGTCGCGTCCACGACCCGGCGGTCCACGCCGACCTCGCGGGCGAGCCCCGTGTTGGGAATCTCGATACCCCCCGAGACGACCCGGCCCTCCTCGTTGACGGAGAAGCCGCGTTCGAGGAGCAGTCGCACGACGGCCCGCTGGCCGGGCGAGTCGGCGAACTTCGCCATTATCTCGTCGAACATACTCGGCGAGTCGGCGGCGGGGGGTTTGTGCGTTCCGCCCGGCGGACGAGGCTCGCCCCGTCAGACGCCGACGACGAGCGTCAGAACCGAGAACAGTAGGTCGCCGTAGGTGACGGCGAGGACGAGGCCGACGAACATCGGGACGATGAACGGAAGTCCCGGGGTGAGCCACACCTCGTCCTCCGCGACGAGCACCTCCAGCCCGGCGCGGAGGCCGTCGGGGGTGGTGCCGTAGGCGCTCCCGTCGAGGCTCGCGAGGAAGGCGGCCGCGCCCCACGGGTCGTCCACGTCCGCGACCCGGCGGACGGCCGGGGTGAGCGCCTCGCCGCCGTCGGCCACCGCGGGCCCGGCCGCGAGCGCGCCGTCGGTCGGGTCGCCGCGCTCGCCCTCGGGGGGAAGCGAGGCGGGGTCGCGGTAGCGGTCGGGGTCGCGCCGCAGGTCGGAGAGCGTCAGCCCGCGCCACCGGAGGTACATCCGGAGCGCGTCGAGGTCGAGCCCCCGGCGGGTGAAGCCGTCGGGGGTCTCCAGCAGGCTGCCGTAGTCGGTCGCCACGTCGGGGACGCGGGCGGGCCGGCCGACGAACATCGGGAGCGCGACGTGGCCGGCGAGGACGTTCCGGGCCGCGAGCACGAACGGGAACGCCAGCCCCACGAGCACCGTGTTCGAGAGCACCGTCATCGAGAGCACGCCGAGCGGCGGGACCACGAGCGGCAGGGTGTCGCCGGGGAGGTAGTAGACGGGGAACTCGGGGAACAGCAGCGCGAGCACCATGATGGCCTTGGCGTCCGCGCCGCCGAAGCCGCCGACGCGCCAGAACAGGTAGCCGAGCGGCGCGACGATACCGAGCGAGACGGCGGCGTGGACCGCGAACTGCCGGGTCCGGAACGGGTCGGCCGCCGCCACGCTCGCGTCCGCGACGAACAGCACGGCCCCGACGGAGACGAGCGGGAGCCACAGCACGTTGCGAACCCGCCGGGTGCGGATGTCGCGGTAGGCCGCGAGCGCGAAGAACGGCACCGCGACCAGCCGGAGCAGGTCCGAAATCGGGCTCGACAGGAGCGATTCGATGGCCGTCGTGGTCGCCACGGTCGGACTGCTCCCCGCTCCGGCTAAGCGATTGGGGTTCCCGGAAAAGGAGCCTTTATGTTCCGCGCACGACAGGTCGGCCCGTATCGATGCAATCACGACGTGACGTGCTTCGAGGGGGAGCCGCGCTGGCGGCGACGGGGGTACTGGGCGGACTGGCCGGGTGTTCGGCGATCACCGGCGGCGGGGGCGGGAACTACGCGAACTGGATACCGGAGGCCGACGACTACGGCGACCGGGACCACCTCGGGTTCACCACCATCCGGCCGAGCGACATCGCGAGCAACGAGGACGCCTTCTCCGAGGACTACTTCGACCTGTTGGAGAACACCGAGTCGAACTTCGACGCGACCGGCATCGACTTCGAGGACGTAACCGCCTCGACGTACTTCTCGGGGAGCACCGTTCTCTCCGGCGGCCTCGACGGCGAGGCGGTCCGTGAGGAACTGGAGGACAACGAGTACGAGGAGGACGACGAGGTCGGCGGCTACCGGCTCTACGTCCCGGACGGTGTCTCGGATCCGCGGCGGTGTTGGGGCGTCGGCGGGTCCGTGTTCGCCACCAGCGCGGTCGGCGACATGGACGCCGTCGAAACCGCGGAACTACTCGTCGAGACGACCGGCGGCGACGGGAGCCGACAGGTCGACGACAGCGAGGCGTTCGGCGCGGTCGTGGACGCGGTCGGCGCGCCCACCATCGGCACCGGCGGGACCTTCGACGAGGAGGAAGGCGACGAACCAGAGTCGGGGGTGTTCGAACACAGCGTCGGCCGGGGGGCCGCCGTGAACGTCAACGGCGAGACCTCGGATGTCGCCGCCTACGTCGTGTTCGACGAGGCGGACGACGTCGACACCGGCGACCTGGAGGACTGGGTCGACGAGAACGACGGGAGCGACGGGACCTTCGACGACGTCGACGACGTCTCGTACAACGCGAACGGCAGGGTCGGTACCGTCTCGGGGACCATCGACACCGACGACCTCGGCGGCCAGTTCCTCTGACGCGACCGTCGCCCCCTACTCGTGGGGCGTGCGGATGTCCTCGGCGCGGAGTTCGTCGTGTGCGCGCCACGTCCGCGGGCGGCAGGCGACGACGAGCGCGCCCGCGAAGACGACGGCGAGCGTGAGGGTCACGACGACGCCGGGGACCATCCCGACGGCGGCGCTCGCGGGCCACGGCTCGGGCGTGAAGGCCGTCACTCGGAGCACCCACGCCCCGTCGAGGATGGCGAACAGCGGGAGGTACACCCGCCGCAGCCGGTGGGCGACGGCCTCCTCGGCGGTGATGCGCAGCGCCGGCTGGTGGTAGTCGGCCGCCAGCCGCTCGCGCCAGTCGGGCGACGGCTCGCGCGAGGGGTCGAGGCCGACGGCGAAGACGTTCCGCTGGAGGGTGCGGACCCGCGAGCGCCACATGTCGTACGCGCGGTAGCGGCGCGCCTCGATGACGAGGAAGAGGCCGACCGCGAGATTCCCGATGAGCAGCACGTAGTGGGGGTTCGACTCGTTCGTGAACGCCCACGTCAACACGGCCGCGAGCAGGAGGACGGCCCAGTTCGTCGTGCGGTCCAGCCGCTCGCGCCACAGCTTCATCCGGTGGACCTCGCCGCGGTAGAGGTGGGCCATCGCCCCCGACGGCCCCATCTCCTCGTCGAGGAGGCCCCGGCCGACGCCGGGGTCGAGGGGCGGGCGCTCCTCGGAGTCGGCGTCCGTCATTCCGGCTCCGGCGGGGCCGCCCGCTCGCCGTCGGCCGCGCCGTCGTACTTCTCGCGGAACTCGGCGATGAGCTGACCCATCTCGGCGTACCAGTCGTTGAGCATGCGCTGCATCGCGTCGGCCACCTCGTCGGGCGGCGCGGGCGCGAACACGTGGTAGTAGCTCCCCGAGTCGAAGCTCCGCTGCTCCTTCTCCACGACGCCGGCCTCCGCCAGCCGGCGGAGCGAGCGGTACGCGGTGGTGCGCTCGCGGTCGATCTCCGCGGCGAGTTCGTCCACGGTGAGGGGTCCGTCGGCCTCGACGAGGATGGCGAACGCGCGCCGATCGAGGTCGGACAGCCCGTGGAAGCAGTCGAGCAGCGACTCGCACTCCAGCTCCCGACCCAGCATCTCCGCCATCGAGTCGACCATCAGCGGACACCTCCGGCGCGGCGGCCGAAAACGCTTGCGCGGCTCACGCCTCGGCCCCCGCGCCCGCTCCCGAGCGCGCGCCGACCGTCTCGCGGAGCCACCCCTGCAGGTACGCGCCGGCGAACATCCCGCCGACGGCCCACAGGATGGGGAGGTTCCCGACCCCGAGGCTGGCGTACGCGGCTCCCGGACAGATGCCCGAGAGGCCCCAGCCGGCGCCGAACACGACGCCGCCGACGAGGACGTTCGAGTCGAACGACTTCAGCCGCCGGGCGTACGCGCGCTCCGTCAGGGGCGCGGTGCCGCCGGCCCGCTCCGCGACGGCGAAGGCGATGCCCGAGACCGTCGCCGCCCCGCCCATCACGAGCAGCAGGCCGAAGTCCTCGAACTGCAGGAAGTCGAGGACCACCTCCGGGCGGGCCATCTCCGAGACGGCGAGGCCGACGCCGAAGACGAGGCCGCCGACGAACACCGCCGGGAGGAACAGCGGGTGTCCCCCGTCGTCGGCGCTCACGGCGTCACCCCCACGGCGGCGACGAGCTGTGCCGTTCCGATCGCCACGGCGAGGAACGTCGCCACGTTCAGTATCGAGGTGCGCGAGCGCGACCCGACGCCGCAGACGCCGTGGCCGGAGGTACACCCCTTGCCGAGGCGGGTGCCGGCGCCGACGAGGACGCCGCCGAGCGCCAGCCGCCACGGCTGCACGTCGGTGGTCCACGGCCCCTCGCCGAGCGTGAAGGCGTACGCCGCCGCGCCGAGCACGATGCCGACGGAGAAGACGACGCGCCAGTCCCGGGAGGCGCGGTACTTCGCGAACCGCTGCCGGTCGGAGACGTACGACAGCGTCGATTCGAGGAACGTGCTCGCGCCGACCGGAATCGCCGTCAGCGCGTAGACGAACACGGTTCCCAACCCGATGAGCAGGCCGCCGAGGAGATAGTGGGCGGTGCCGTTCGGGAACAGCCCCGCGAGCGTGGATTCGAGCGCCATCACTCCCCCGCAGCGCAGTTGTTCGGGCCGAGCTCCATCGTGAACGCCTCGTCGTCGTCCGCGGTCTCGCGGCCGAGGTTCGTGGCGATGATGGACTCGTAGTTCGCCGGCCGGGGCGGCATGTCCGCGAGCACGCGCTCGACGAAGGTCTCCCGGTCGACGCCGAGCAGGTCGAGGTCGTCGACCAGGTCGCCGACCGTCGCGAGGTAGGCGCCGTCGTCACGCGCCTCGGTGCGCTCGCCGAAGTGTGCCGGCCCGACGAGGGTGTCGTCGGGCAGCGTGAGCAGGCGGTCGTGGAGCGTGTCGTACAGCGTCCGCGCGGCGTCGGCGGCCCCGGCGTCGCCCTCCTCCAGGTCGGGGCGCGCGACGCTGTCCACGAACAGGGTGTCGCCCGTCAGCGCGAGCGCGTCGTCCACCCGGTAGGTCGTCATCCCCGAGGTGTGGCCGGGCGTGTGGCGGACGGTCAGGGTCGCGCCGCCGACGGCGAGTTCCTCGCCGCCCGCGACCGTCCGTACCTCGTCGGCGTAGGTCGCGCCCCGGTCGGCCGCCGCCGCGGGCAGGACCGCCGTCGCGCCCGTCGCCGCGGCGAGTTCGCGCAGGCCGCTGACGTGGTCGGCGTGGACGTGGGTGTCGAGGACGTGGGTTATCTCGACGCCGAGGTCGTCGGCGTCGGCGACGTAGCGGTCGGTGAACGCGCGCAGGGGGTCGATAACGGCCGCTTCGCCCTCCGAGACGACCATGTACGCGAGACAGCCCGAGGAGGGCCGGCGGTACTGCCGGACGACCGTGCCGCTCGGGAGGTCGAGGTCGGTGTGTTCGTACAGCCGCGCCCAGCCGCGCATCCCGTCGTCGAGGTGGGAGGTCTCGTAGCCCGCGTCGGCGAGCAGGCCGGCGACGAACTCGCTCGACGTCCCCTTCGCGCAGACGACCACGACCGGCTCGTCGGCCGGTACGTCCGCGACGAGCGACTCGTCGAGCCCGTCGAGGAAGTCGAAGTAGGGGACGTTCACGGACGTGACGTTCGGCGCGTCGATGTGCCACTCCCCGTAGTCCGCGCGTGCCCGCGTGTCGAGCAGGGTGACCCGCTCGCCCGCGTCGATGCGGCGCTTCAGGTCGGCCGGCGCGGTCGGCTCTATCTCGGACTCGGTCTCCGGGAACATCGCCTCGTTCATACCCGTCACTCGGACAGGTCGGTCAAAAGGGTTGCGACTGTCTTGCATTTCTGTTACAACGCGGTAACCCGGACACCGCGTCGAAACCGCGCTACTGCCGCGTAAGGCATCTCCGAGCGACTGAGCGTTGTACTGCTCACGAAACGCTTTTGTATCGCTCCTCCAAGATTGCACTTACACTGCAAACCATGGACGACACACAACCCACCGAGACGCTGGACGTGAAAGGGGAGAACTGTCCGATGCCGGTCGTGCGGACGAAGCAGGCCGTCGACGGCCTCTCGTCGGGCGACCTGCTCGAAGTGCTGGCAACCGACGCCGGGAGCGTGAGCGACATCGACGGGTGGGCGGCCGGAACCCCGGGCGTCGCGCTCGAATCCCAGAGCGAGCGCGAGGACGGCGACGGGACCGTGTACGTCCACCGGGTGCGCGTCGAATGAGCGCCGAGGCGGCCGACGCGGACCCGGCCGAGCGCGTGGCCGAGCTGGAGGAACGGGTCGCGGAACTGGAGGCCCAGCGCGACGACGACGAGCAAAAGTCGATGGTCATCGTCGCGACGAAGGGGACGCTCGACATGGCGTACCCGCCGCTCATCCTCGCCTCGACGGCCGCCGCGTTCGGCTGGGACGTGACCGTCTTCCACACGTTCTGGGGGCTCGACATCCTCCACGAGGAGCGCACCGAGGACCTGAAA from Halosegnis marinus carries:
- a CDS encoding CobW family GTP-binding protein, producing the protein MSGIPVTVLSGALGAGKTTTMNHLLENAGGRRIAVLVNDMGEVNVDAELIENREGGVAELSNGCICCDLRDDLEVEVSRLARERDFEYLVVESSGISEPAPVARQFTTGAASAPYDLDTLVTLVNAETFLDTVADGEEVETEDVRRTRTGQAERETETRPLSDLLVGQVETADVLVVNKCDLADEATLEATEELLGSLNPEARLLRTTEGAVDPGDVLGTGLFDADTTSETAAWRRAADHAEGDHADHDHSPQSEYGIDSFVVRARRPVAPAAFADFVRDLPEATVRSKGTLWVAGREHAFEYGQAGPSARVERGGQWVAAMSESRREMQRRMNPDLPWDDEHGDRRTELVFIGREQDEEAIRAAFEACLVAPGTEPDADPFPTDDEPSALR
- a CDS encoding SRPBCC family protein yields the protein MREVETDRFVAAPPAAVARALTPERVVEAEGSFTVRETREEDGATLVAAGRRGVGLLFRFEEREDGLEYEQIEGPLATLTTTLTYRAEDEGTRLTARSSVEASGPGLLDRLAAWKRKGELKRALATLADEA
- the upp gene encoding uracil phosphoribosyltransferase encodes the protein MTIEDRDEAYVVGHALAKHTLSRLRSQETEQVGFRKGLVKLGRIAGYEIIDGAMETEFVSITTPLAETTGERVKGLDDVVIINVLRAATPFVEGLLKAFPRAKQGVISAGRDEEAGMDEDGEFPITVDYVKLPEISEDDTVIVADPMLATGSTMVTVLDHVLADANPERTLVLSAVAAPPGLVRVGERFPEVDLLTVAVDERLDDDGFIVPGLGDAGDRAFRTT
- a CDS encoding IMPACT family protein; translated protein: MSDADRETYRTVAGEATASFTVRGSEFLGHVRPVESEGAAEAFVAAVREEYADATHNVPAYRVRDEPFREYSSDDGEPSGSAGKPALNVLQGRELENVAVVVTRYYGGTNLGVGGLVRAYGRAVKEAVDAAGVVEAEPHERVRATVAYDDSGTVRGLLESAGVEFDADYGERVVFDARVPVADAADLRDRLRSATSGRVDLDSG
- a CDS encoding DUF4260 domain-containing protein, with product MSSSTGTRGVRGLALAPRTLLGAEGVALAVAGVGAYWVRDASWLLFALLLFAPDLSMLGYLAGPRVGSAAYNLAHTLVAPAALLAAGLLGGVPLAVDAALVWVVHVGGDRALGYGLKYPTAFGDTHLGRL
- a CDS encoding amino acid-binding protein, with translation MFDEIMAKFADSPGQRAVVRLLLERGFSVNEEGRVVSGGIEIPNTGLAREVGVDRRVVDATTDAILDDPELERVFRNISAVPSLMDLAPVLGLSVLTVQVADETEPGIVATVTGRIADHGISIRQTVSEDPEFTDEPKLYVVTDDPLPGDLVTELQGLDFVRKLELE
- a CDS encoding A24 family peptidase — protein: MSSPISDLLRLVAVPFFALAAYRDIRTRRVRNVLWLPLVSVGAVLFVADASVAAADPFRTRQFAVHAAVSLGIVAPLGYLFWRVGGFGGADAKAIMVLALLFPEFPVYYLPGDTLPLVVPPLGVLSMTVLSNTVLVGLAFPFVLAARNVLAGHVALPMFVGRPARVPDVATDYGSLLETPDGFTRRGLDLDALRMYLRWRGLTLSDLRRDPDRYRDPASLPPEGERGDPTDGALAAGPAVADGGEALTPAVRRVADVDDPWGAAAFLASLDGSAYGTTPDGLRAGLEVLVAEDEVWLTPGLPFIVPMFVGLVLAVTYGDLLFSVLTLVVGV
- a CDS encoding twin-arginine translocation signal domain-containing protein, translating into MQSRRDVLRGGAALAATGVLGGLAGCSAITGGGGGNYANWIPEADDYGDRDHLGFTTIRPSDIASNEDAFSEDYFDLLENTESNFDATGIDFEDVTASTYFSGSTVLSGGLDGEAVREELEDNEYEEDDEVGGYRLYVPDGVSDPRRCWGVGGSVFATSAVGDMDAVETAELLVETTGGDGSRQVDDSEAFGAVVDAVGAPTIGTGGTFDEEEGDEPESGVFEHSVGRGAAVNVNGETSDVAAYVVFDEADDVDTGDLEDWVDENDGSDGTFDDVDDVSYNANGRVGTVSGTIDTDDLGGQFL
- a CDS encoding DUF2270 domain-containing protein, with product MTDADSEERPPLDPGVGRGLLDEEMGPSGAMAHLYRGEVHRMKLWRERLDRTTNWAVLLLAAVLTWAFTNESNPHYVLLIGNLAVGLFLVIEARRYRAYDMWRSRVRTLQRNVFAVGLDPSREPSPDWRERLAADYHQPALRITAEEAVAHRLRRVYLPLFAILDGAWVLRVTAFTPEPWPASAAVGMVPGVVVTLTLAVVFAGALVVACRPRTWRAHDELRAEDIRTPHE
- a CDS encoding helix-turn-helix domain-containing protein, producing the protein MVDSMAEMLGRELECESLLDCFHGLSDLDRRAFAILVEADGPLTVDELAAEIDRERTTAYRSLRRLAEAGVVEKEQRSFDSGSYYHVFAPAPPDEVADAMQRMLNDWYAEMGQLIAEFREKYDGAADGERAAPPEPE
- a CDS encoding DUF6691 family protein, which encodes MSADDGGHPLFLPAVFVGGLVFGVGLAVSEMARPEVVLDFLQFEDFGLLLVMGGAATVSGIAFAVAERAGGTAPLTERAYARRLKSFDSNVLVGGVVFGAGWGLSGICPGAAYASLGVGNLPILWAVGGMFAGAYLQGWLRETVGARSGAGAGAEA
- a CDS encoding YeeE/YedE family protein, yielding MALESTLAGLFPNGTAHYLLGGLLIGLGTVFVYALTAIPVGASTFLESTLSYVSDRQRFAKYRASRDWRVVFSVGIVLGAAAYAFTLGEGPWTTDVQPWRLALGGVLVGAGTRLGKGCTSGHGVCGVGSRSRTSILNVATFLAVAIGTAQLVAAVGVTP
- a CDS encoding MBL fold metallo-hydrolase; amino-acid sequence: MNEAMFPETESEIEPTAPADLKRRIDAGERVTLLDTRARADYGEWHIDAPNVTSVNVPYFDFLDGLDESLVADVPADEPVVVVCAKGTSSEFVAGLLADAGYETSHLDDGMRGWARLYEHTDLDLPSGTVVRQYRRPSSGCLAYMVVSEGEAAVIDPLRAFTDRYVADADDLGVEITHVLDTHVHADHVSGLRELAAATGATAVLPAAAADRGATYADEVRTVAGGEELAVGGATLTVRHTPGHTSGMTTYRVDDALALTGDTLFVDSVARPDLEEGDAGAADAARTLYDTLHDRLLTLPDDTLVGPAHFGERTEARDDGAYLATVGDLVDDLDLLGVDRETFVERVLADMPPRPANYESIIATNLGRETADDDEAFTMELGPNNCAAGE
- a CDS encoding sulfurtransferase TusA family protein, which encodes MDDTQPTETLDVKGENCPMPVVRTKQAVDGLSSGDLLEVLATDAGSVSDIDGWAAGTPGVALESQSEREDGDGTVYVHRVRVE